One window of the Rhipicephalus microplus isolate Deutch F79 chromosome 2, USDA_Rmic, whole genome shotgun sequence genome contains the following:
- the LOC119170280 gene encoding DNA damage-regulated autophagy modulator protein 2 isoform X1, producing the protein MRARFCLRLSTKMPLTRVELLPLSVFVLLPGTFIVTYLISILLGHVEVEFPYISDTGTYAPESCIFSQLLNICSFLMAATVYVRYKEVEQYYRDHLSQESPRVLRMNTSGLWLGWISSLGVSIVANFQETEVLYVHLCGAFLAVGGGTAYTWVNTLMSFHMHPLVNTRFMAWLRFFLSVVATVAFISTAITAPMSLQRFHGKDKTKWKPEDGGYHLHVASTASEWILVFAVDIYLLTFVKELRQVCLSSPKVQFLTEGTHLSNSSDVYHTQDHLEIAHAPMPSLGNGASDVAILTTRAIVH; encoded by the exons ATGAGAGCAAGGTTCTGCTTACGTTTGAG CACTAAAATGCCCCTGACTAGAGTGGAACTTCTCCCTCTGTCCGTCTTCGTTCTATTGCCTGGCACCTTCATAGTTAC GTACTTGATCTCAATTCTCCTTGGCCATGTGGAAGTGGAGTTTCCGTACATCAGCGACACAGGCACATACGCCCCTGAGAGCTGCATATTTAGCCAGCTCCTCAACATCTGCTCCTTCTTGA TGGCTGCAACAGTGTATGTTCGTTACAAAGAAGTGGAGCAATACTACAGGGACCATCTGTCCCAGGAGTCGCCGCGGGTTCTTCGGATGAACACTAGTGGCCTATGGCTGGGCTGGATTTCGTCCCTAGGTGTATCCATCGTCGCCAACTTTCAG GAGACTGAAGTCCTCTATGTTCACCTCTGTGGAGCCTTCCTGGCTGTGGGCGGTGGCACGGCATACACGTGGGTCAACACGCTTATGAGTTTCCATATGCACCCGCTGGTGAACACTCGCTTCATGGCGTGGCTACGATTTTTCCTCTCCGTGGTGGCAACAGTGGCCTTCATCTCCA CTGCCATTACAGCACCCATGTCGCTTCAGAGATTTCACGGAAAGGACAAAACGAAATGGAAGCCTGAAGACGGG GGTTACCACCTCCACGTGGCAAGCACAGCATCAGAGTGGATACTAGTGTTTGCAGTGGACATTTACCTGCTCACGTTCGTCAAGGAACTTCGCCAAGTCTGCCTCAGCTCCCCTAAG GTACAGTTTCTGACGGAAGGTACCCACCTGTCAAACTCGAGCGACGTGTACCACACGCAAGACCACTTGGAAATCGCGCACGCCCCCATGCCTTCCTTAGGCAATGGAGCTTCGGACGTAGCCATTCTCACCACGCGGGCAATCGTGCACT
- the LOC119170280 gene encoding DNA damage-regulated autophagy modulator protein 2 isoform X2, producing the protein MPLTRVELLPLSVFVLLPGTFIVTYLISILLGHVEVEFPYISDTGTYAPESCIFSQLLNICSFLMAATVYVRYKEVEQYYRDHLSQESPRVLRMNTSGLWLGWISSLGVSIVANFQETEVLYVHLCGAFLAVGGGTAYTWVNTLMSFHMHPLVNTRFMAWLRFFLSVVATVAFISTAITAPMSLQRFHGKDKTKWKPEDGGYHLHVASTASEWILVFAVDIYLLTFVKELRQVCLSSPKVQFLTEGTHLSNSSDVYHTQDHLEIAHAPMPSLGNGASDVAILTTRAIVH; encoded by the exons ATGCCCCTGACTAGAGTGGAACTTCTCCCTCTGTCCGTCTTCGTTCTATTGCCTGGCACCTTCATAGTTAC GTACTTGATCTCAATTCTCCTTGGCCATGTGGAAGTGGAGTTTCCGTACATCAGCGACACAGGCACATACGCCCCTGAGAGCTGCATATTTAGCCAGCTCCTCAACATCTGCTCCTTCTTGA TGGCTGCAACAGTGTATGTTCGTTACAAAGAAGTGGAGCAATACTACAGGGACCATCTGTCCCAGGAGTCGCCGCGGGTTCTTCGGATGAACACTAGTGGCCTATGGCTGGGCTGGATTTCGTCCCTAGGTGTATCCATCGTCGCCAACTTTCAG GAGACTGAAGTCCTCTATGTTCACCTCTGTGGAGCCTTCCTGGCTGTGGGCGGTGGCACGGCATACACGTGGGTCAACACGCTTATGAGTTTCCATATGCACCCGCTGGTGAACACTCGCTTCATGGCGTGGCTACGATTTTTCCTCTCCGTGGTGGCAACAGTGGCCTTCATCTCCA CTGCCATTACAGCACCCATGTCGCTTCAGAGATTTCACGGAAAGGACAAAACGAAATGGAAGCCTGAAGACGGG GGTTACCACCTCCACGTGGCAAGCACAGCATCAGAGTGGATACTAGTGTTTGCAGTGGACATTTACCTGCTCACGTTCGTCAAGGAACTTCGCCAAGTCTGCCTCAGCTCCCCTAAG GTACAGTTTCTGACGGAAGGTACCCACCTGTCAAACTCGAGCGACGTGTACCACACGCAAGACCACTTGGAAATCGCGCACGCCCCCATGCCTTCCTTAGGCAATGGAGCTTCGGACGTAGCCATTCTCACCACGCGGGCAATCGTGCACT